In a genomic window of Malassezia japonica chromosome 4, complete sequence:
- a CDS encoding uncharacterized protein (COG:B; EggNog:ENOG503P3Z7), with protein MEELVRSLRNLELGAPRGEQIVSLVDADPRVEKQLAQELAVPARLDSLGEEDAAAALMDAALLSGATEAMLANYNRALQSEVEALRREKEQCNAPKPVKRVPLKALLAQQNAMIRRREQERAAATDEEGRVYMPRQIVDSDYTYCSTRPVEALTPLDMDEFEAPKRFDTRYVVVRVASRLGLYASCSFVGQLPSGNAIPVSIAYFTPNLLLQGDELDAMLPEGTLLLIREPYISTHYLGVGGPIAGGKGTTGIRVDTPSDVHVLDGSEPWLKDAWPDAPPPPRLALWRQEGPLARAVRTQLPGALSVPDASRTDARTTIARFLAQDRPGAAWREMQAASLLGVWATSGDEQIEDELLRADVLVALRAYDDAKKVLDQRTSPPHWAERAASVAKAIEIGARGPSDAELQRMFETTLEDATPRFSYAEFIGPVAVEDIPNAGRGLVLTRDVEEGELLLLCRAIGSSYSMDAACRGVPLLRCNPDTGVTSTTTQVLAAARCMHAILDRPELALPFLGLTAGPDLAYSPYVAETYPLRTAAEMDAKQAIASYTPPYVSSAYTNGVLRFNAFGPAATPAAASGNDPMSRSTMPHPLPAILNHACLPNVSSVFFGDMVTTRALHPLPKGTQIMHQYVQGELPYETRQSLLSKHGFQCACGLCRLDEQDGKAALRKRQELNATVLPPLVERSRALEKNAALADADAHAEIAQSLLDLAASLQETYGAERGALRPDLVDVYHRAASHVRTYDTHAAIAHASAGLAASGSVLAPVHPRRIAQLPDVHFDGAIQCMLLLGLLHLDLGEEDECCTWVATAVYTHTCMIGGGLALFLQRYGEHI; from the exons ATGGAGGAACTcgtgcgctccttgcgcaacttggagctcggcgcgccgcgcggcgagcagaTTGTGTCGCTTGTCGATGCGGATCCACGTGTAGAAAAGCAGCTCGCTCAGGAGCTCGCAGTTCCGGCGCGCCTTGACTCGCtgggcgaggaggacgcggcggcggcgctgatggacgcggcgctgctcagcggcgcgaccgaggcgatgcTCGCCAACTACAACCGCGCGCTCCAgagcgaggtcgaggcgctccggCGCGAAAAGGAGCAGTGCAACGCACCGAAACCGGTCAAGCGCGTCCCGCTTAAGGCACTGCTTGCCCAGCAGAACGCCATGattcgccgccgcgagcaggAACGCGCGGCGGCTACCGACGAGGAGGGGCGCGTGTACATGCCCCGCCAGATTGTCGACTCAGACTATACGtactgctcgacgcgccctgtcgaggcgctcacgcCTCTGGATATGGATGAATTCGAGGCGCCAAAGCGCTTTGACACGAGGTACGTcgtggtgcgcgtcgcctcgcgcctCGGTCTGTACGCCTCGTGCTCGTTTGTGGGGCAGCTGCCGTCGGGGAATGCGATCCCAGTGAGCATTGCGTACTTTACGCCAAACCTGCTCTTGCAGGGCGACGAACTGGATGCGATGCTCCCTGAAGGTACACTCCTTCTCATCCGCGAGCCGTACATTAGCACGCACtacctcggcgtcggcggacCGATTGCGGGGGGCAAGGGAACGACGGGTATTCGTGTAGACACGCCGTCGGACGTACACGTTCTCGACGGCAGCGAGCCGTGGCTTAAAGATGCATGGCCCGACGCACCGCCCCCTCCTCGGCTCGCCCTCTGGCGCCAAGAAGGGCCGCTTGCacgtgccgtgcgcacgcagcttcCGGGTGCGTTGAGCGtgccggacgcgtcgcgcaccgacgcacgcacgacTATTGCGCGCTTCCTTGCACAAGACCGCCCCGGCGCAGCATGGCGCGAGATGCAGGCCGCCTCGCTCCTTGGCGTATGGGCCACGAGCGGTGACGAGCAGatcgaggacgagctgctgcgcgccgacgtccttgtggcgctgcgtgcaTACGACGACGCAAAAAAGGTGCTCGATCAACGCACGTCGCCTCCCCACTGggcggagcgtgcggcaTCGGTCGCCAAGGCGATCGAGATCGGCGCGCGGGGCCCGTCcgatgccgagctgcagcgcatgtTTGagacgacgctcgaggacgcgacgccgcgctttTCGTACGCCGAGTTTATCGGCCCGGTGGCTGTGGAAGACATCCCGAATGCCGGGCGTGGCCTCGTGCtgacgcgcgacgtcgaaGAAGGCGAGCTGCTTCTTCTGTGCCGTGCGATCGGCAGCAGCTACAGCAtggacgcggcgtgccgcggcgtgccgctgctcCGCTGCAATCCTGATACCGGCGTGACGAGCACCACGACTCAGGTcctggccgcggcgcggtgcatgcacgcgatcctcgaccgccccgagcttgcgctgccGTTCCTGGGCCTGACAGCGGGCCCCGACTTGGCCTACTcgccgtacgtcgccgagaCATACCCGCTGCGCACTGCGGCCGAGATGGACGCAAAGCAGGCGATTGCGTCGTACACGCCGCCGTACGTGTCCTCGGCGTATACCAATGGTGTGCTGCGTTTTAACGCGTTTGGCcccgcggcgacgccggccgccgcgagcggcaaCGATCCcatgtcgcgctcgacgatgccGCACCCCCTGCCTGCGATTTTGAACCATGCCTGCCTGCCGAACGTCTCATCGGTCTTTTTCGGCGATATGGTCACGACTCGTGCGCTGCATCCCCTGCCCAAAGGCACGCAGATCATGCACCAATATGTGCAAGGTGAGCTGCCGTACGAGACGCGGCAGTCGCTCCTGTCCAAGCACGGCTTCCAGTGCGCCTGTGGCCTGTGCCGTCTTGACGAGCAGGACGgcaaggcggcgctgcgcaagcgccaggAACTCAATGCGACTGTCCTGCCCccgctggtcgagcgcagccgcgcgctAGAGAAGAATGCGGcactcgccgacgcggatGCACACGCCGAGATCGCACAGTCCCTTTTggacctcgccgcgtcgctgcaaGAGACTTACGGCGCGGaacgcggcgcactgcgccccgacctcgtcgacgtgtaccaccgcgccgcgagccaCGTCCGGACGTACGACACGcacgcggcgatcgcccatgcgagcgccggcctcgcggcgTCGGGCAGCGTGCTGGCGCCTGTGCACccgcgccgcatcgcgcagctgccCGACGTGCACTTTGACGGTGCGATCCAGTGCATGCTGCTGCTGGgcctgctgcacctcgacctcggcgaggaggacgagtGCTGCACATGGGTCGCGACCGCCGTGTATACCCATACGTGCAtgatcggcggcggtcTTGCGCTCTTTTTGCAGCGCTACGGCGA ACATATCTAG
- the PCL5 gene encoding PHO85 cyclin-5 (EggNog:ENOG503NYVQ; COG:S): MQMDTENHSALWEQAAHYKQRNPHPSAFSTSSTSSQSDASSTFSQNDDSPPTSLSSQNTSPSLSQASGKGRRSSEELSSADEDLHEPSSEPALKKCKLRASDARTEAVETKPGANAPKAGRECAALRMSRTLFVENLVDVAVNTIASIWGRFSRESRTSARCATQNNTLPLDLFVREILRRSRTSCSTLQAALLYCIRCKEAVNASVEKMADATDGIPSDADAEQGRLPSLSPPHALGMSEVSPEAAAKAPSLSPLLCGRRMFLAAVVVASKFLQDRTYSNRTWSKISGLNTKEIEQLERVFLHTIQYDLVVDASHWSRWTSELSSNWGRAKQALATPGAAAQQRIDHAEMKSARFDTRLHRAHSENVLGQALPFDAGLLQADRTRAAKPGFARHESAT; this comes from the exons ATGCAAATGGATACAGAGAATCACTCGGCTCTGTGGGAACAAGCTGCACACTACAAGCAGCGGAACCCTCACCCGAGTGCATTCTCGACCTCATCGACTTCGTCGCAGTCCGACGCCTCCTCGACCTTCTCGCAGAACGATGACTCACCCCCGACGAGTCTGTCGAGTCAGaacacctcgccgagcctCTCGCAGGCCTCTGGCAAGGGCCGGCGCTCCAGTGAAGAACTGTCGAGCGCGGATGAAGACCTGCACGAACCCTCTTCGGAGCCTGCACTGAAAAAGTGCAAGCTGCGCGCATccgacgcgcgcaccgAAGCCGTGGAAACAAAGCCGGGCGCAAATGCGCCCAAAGCCGGGCGCGAATGCGCCGCACTGCGAATGAGCCGCACGCTCTTCGTGGAAAACTTGGTCG ATGTGGCCGTGAACACCATTGCCTCGATCTGGGGGCGTTTTTCGCGTGAAAGCAGGACATCCGCTCGGTGTGCCACGCAAAACAACACGCTCCCCCTGGATCTCTTTGTTCGCGAGATTCTGCGACGTAgccgcacgagctgctcgacgctccaggcggcgctcctctACTGCATCCGTTGCAAGGAAGCGGTGAATGCCAGCGTCGAGAAAATGGCCGACGCCACCGACGGCATCCCTTCCGACGCGGATGCAGAGCAGGGCCGCCTGCcgtcgctctcgccgccgcatgCCTTGGGCATGTCGGAGGTGTCGCCCGAGGCAGCTGCCAAGGCCCcgtcgctctcgccgcTCCTCTGTGGCCGCCGCATGTTTTTGGCtgcggtcgtcgtcgcgtCCAAGTTCCTCCAGGACCGCACCTACTCGAACCGGACGTGGTCCAAAATCTCTGGTCTGAATACCAAGGAAATCGAGCAGCTGGAGCGTGTCTTTTTGCACACCATCCAGTACGACTTGGTCGTCGACGCATCGCACTGGTCGCGCTGGACTTCGGAGCTCTCTTCGAACTGGGGCCGTGCCAAGCAGGCACTGGCGACccccggcgcagcagcgcagcagcgcatcgaccaTGCAGAGATGAAGAGCGCGCGTTTCGACACCCGCTTGCATCGCGCACACTCGGAAAACGTCCTTGGGCAAGCCCTGCCGTTCGACGCAGGCCTGCTCCAGGCGGACCGGACCCGCGCAGCAAAGCCGGGCTTTGCACGACACGAATCGGCCACGTAA
- a CDS encoding uncharacterized protein (TransMembrane:9 (o20-42i54-72o92-113i125-144o164-188i200-221o241-265i285-302o308-337i); COG:S; EggNog:ENOG503NWCU), giving the protein MNGTVVQPEILLKDRATHPLYGYFPNLAAAIVFIVLFAVTSVAHFAQVLIHRQWWMIIMVIGTLAEMCGYIMRVLGHNDPYVRDPYVAMECLLIITPCLFAAVHFTSIGRVATLFPRKYSVVRPILVMPIFVTIDVASLVIQGIGAGMAGTSDSASDSHKGSMIVVGGVAVQLAGYLLFNMVFLSFWLKARKDNPPLLRRMYTFLVAVFLSSLFIVLRSIYRVIEMAVGWTGVINQTEWALYVFDSTFVFIACAILNAVHPAMYLPRNFKWTYDPERDGPMTEEVMRRTAVTLVLVLVLVLVRPVLLVLLVLLVLLVLLVLLVLLVLLVLLVVLVVLMPLMQPVPLMQPVLVPAPLAILPALLAGADASLPVGADSATGAADTATGAAAHPTDAVPSGTDTAVDATNAAGQPNLDTSNAAATAATGATTGVDASVPGAPDATGATGLPTHTAEATEAPAPVQDAHIAGVPSAEAHAAQEVPAAASHTGAAPALLNETYGLAPVLPGSGNEGAPAA; this is encoded by the exons ATGAACGGGACTGTAGTGCAACCCGAGATCCTCTTGAAGGATCGTGCGACGCATCCCCTTTATGGGTATTTCCCGAATCTTGCAGCGGCGATTGTCTTTATCGTGCTGTTCGCAGTGACCTCGGTTGCGCACTTTGCCCAGGTGCTCATCCACCGCCAGTGGTGGATGATCATTATGGTCATTGGCACGCTCGCTGAGATGTGCGGTTATATCAT gcgcgtccTCGGCCACAACGATCCTTACGTGCGTGACCCCTACGTGGCGATGGAGTGCTTGTTGATCATCACGCCTTGTTTATTTGCCGCA GTTCACTTTACGTCGATtggacgcgtcgcgaccTTGTTCCCACGCAAGTACTCGGTCGTGCGCCCTATCCTCGTGATGCCCATCTTTGTTACGATCGacgtcgcgtcgctcgtgaTTCAGGGTATTGGAGCGGGCATGGCCGGTACATCGGACTCTGCCTCG GATTCGCACAAGGGTTCGATGATTGTGGTCGGCGGTGTCGCTGTCCAACTCGCAGGATACCTCTTGTTCAACATGGTTTTTCTTTCGTTTTGGCtcaaggcgcgcaaggaCAACCCcccgctgctgcgcaggaTGTACACCTTCCTCGTTGCTGTTTTCCTTTCAAGCTTGTTTATCGTCCTCCGTTCGATCTATCGTGTGATTGAGATGGCTGTGGGGTGGACGGGTGTCATCAACCAAACCGAGTGGGCTTTGTACGTCTTTGACAGCACTTTTGTCTTTATTGCTTGTGCTATCCTCAACGCTGTGCACCCGGCCATGTACCTGCCCCGCAACTTTAAGTGGACGTACGACCCTGAACGCGATGGTCCTATGACGGAGGA GGTGatgcgccggacggcgGTGACACTGGTGCTGGTGTTGGTACTGGTGCTGGTGAGGCCGGTGCTGCTGGTGCTGCTGGTGCTGCTGGTGCTGCTGGTGCTGCTGGTGCTGCTGGTGCTGCTGGTGCTGCTGGTGCTGCTGGTGGTGCTGGTGGTGCTGATGCCACTGATGCAGCCGGTGCCACTGATGCAGCCGGTCCtggtgccggcgccgctAGCGATTCtgccggcgctgctggc TGGCGCGGATGCGTCTCTCCCTGTCGGTGCCGATTCTGCCACCGGTGCTGCCGACACCGCGACAGGTGCCGCTGCCCACCCTACTGATGCtgtgccgagcggcacTGATACCGCTGTTGATGCTACTAATGCGGCTGGCCAACCCAACCTGGACACCAGCaacgcagcggcgacggctGCCACGGGTGCGACGACCGGCGTGGACGCGTCCGTCCCCGGTGCTCCGgacgcgaccggcgccaCGGGTCTGCCTACGCacaccgccgaggccaccgaggcgcccgcgcctGTACAGGATGCGCATATCGCTGGTGTTccgagcgccgaggcgcatgcCGCCCAAGAGGTGCCCGCTGCCGCATCGCACACTGGCGCGGCCCCTGCGCTGCTGAACGAAACATATGGTCTGGCCCCTGTTCTCCCGGGCTCTGGTAATGaaggcgcgcctgccgcctAG
- the POL30 gene encoding proliferating cell nuclear antigen (COG:L; EggNog:ENOG503NXFV) — protein MLEAKIEQAVVFKRVLDAIKDLVEHANFDCNEEGLRLQAMDSSHVALSAVELRADGFEEYRCDRPMSIGVAITSLTKVLRSANNNDILNMRKGDNADSLHLVFEGTSSDRIGEFDLKLMDIDTEHLGIPDTEYDAVVKLSSNEFARICRDLSNVGESVKITITKEGVTFSTEGEIGDARMTLKQGSGSAARLDDEDDEGGLGEESEQPSKKRKADLAGGSAGGSVVPVEIQLEKAVALTFSVQYLVNFTKAAPLSSAVTLHMADKVPLLVEFAFENGHVRYYLAPKLAETDDD, from the exons ATGTTGGAAGCAAAGATTGAGCAGGCTGTGGTG TTTAAGCGCGTCCTGGACGCTATCAAGGATCTGGTGGAGCATGCCAACTTTGACTGCAACGAAGAGGGTCTG CGCCTCCAAGCGATGGACAGCTCGCACGTCGCCCTCTCTGCCGtggagctgcgtgcggacGGTTTCGAGGAGTACCGCTGCGACCGCCCGATGAGCATCGGTGTGGCGATCACCAGCCTGACCaaggtgctgcgcagcgccaacAACAACGATATCCTCAACATGCGCAAGGGCGACAATGCCGACAGTCTGCACCTCGTCTTTGAGGGCACGA GCTCGGACCGTATCGGTGAATTCGACCTGAAGCTCATGGACATCGACACCGAACACCTCGGCATCCCCGACACGGAGTACGACGCGGTGGTTAAGCTGTCTTCGAACGAGTTTGCGCGCATCTGCCGTGACCTGTCCAACGTCGGCGAGAGTGTCAAGATCACCATCACCAAGGAGGGCGTTACCTTCTCGACCGAGGGTGAaatcggcgacgcgcgcatgACGCTCAAGCagggctcgggctcggccgcgcgtctcgacgacgaggacgacgagggcggCCTCGGTGAGGAGAGCGAGCAGCCTTCGAAGAAGAGGAAGGCGGACCTGGCTGGTGGCTCTGCGGGCGGCTCGGTCGTCCCGGTCGAGATCCAGCTCGAGAAGGCGGTCGCGCTCACCTTTAGCGTGCAATACCTCGTGAACTTTACCAAGGCGGCCCCGCTCTCGTCCGCAGTGACACTTCACATGGCTGACAAGGTGCCCCTGCTGGTCGAGTTCGCGTTCGAGAACGGCCATGTGCGGTACTACCTTGCCCCGAAGCTGGCCGAG ACGGACGACGATTAA
- a CDS encoding uncharacterized protein (EggNog:ENOG503P1Q2; COG:U; TransMembrane:3 (o601-620i844-865o885-906i)): protein MTERGSAPAPLAAEGTGAPAAESPRAGQKSRWPPLFRRRGTAQSTPPAETVEMQPVAAQRDARKPARQLQFANTAVSVRPEDLPEGYEPGDEYRGLDAYLAARSTQRRQKRRQERRAALAQSQFARRRTEESDSDSDHSSSGSSSSSQTAQGGMARLRALFGDSDSSSSSSSSDSSDTESDGATSIASGTTRSAVDHDTDRMSLMSRRSRHTRFEGSTTDSPALPSALSAWTPRLGGRPGRRRRRRRKRRANREAVHMQKASRKARRNARRLREIAGGVTEYALYAPTAPGEDPLLRAQSWRAVQDRLHYYFMYYAQRDGHAGDLGAPSASDTHAPQTSTPRQDDELDMGLPPPALDMPSEDTSFQELDDDQEWYERERSTGRHMSDVPLTPLFRTRPSTEWVSPIPFARTPGPGRAARTPRSNVPTIAEEGTLDDLDAPLLGEPMLALPRAAKQSPRAPPIADVLPPPNPPAELRANPWWLDIHCPTYKDMQQLSLLFPLHPLTVEDILKQEPREKVESFDRLGYYFVVVRALDESYFRFTRGGKDPGMISPRLVEEQMDKARLAHEYDAMDEKMPGQSLVSLEICTDERSKEGLEGLNAGSVSMYLVVFAHGVLSFHFEDVRKHTDRVRSRLESHVFPTDFSSEWIVHGLYDSIVDAFTPYVTFLRTQVGEIEALSNDLGISPFKEPEPKEKRPMRKPFRSWRRKAKPAQLDTHLDTPLGAMEGTSNAKHDKKSSSFSTVDAVRQSRFIWHLSHTREIVTGLSRLLIPKTDVLRGFRKRLSDAEAEMDESMIILYMDDIFDHVALMLVQLHDRENALSHTHNSFLARSQIANKRFQIGKIKYLLLAASVASGTLMCQLATSTFSMNVMVPLENQMDGRPHTSFYGFGAIIAFVGCVPFIIYAYYRLVKRLVMLQANTTTVHW, encoded by the coding sequence CGCGCCAGCTCCAATTTGCGAATACAGCGGTGAGCGTCCGGCCGGAGGATCTGCCAGAGGGGTACGAGCCCGGGGACGAGTACCGCGGGCTCGATGCGtacctcgcggcgcgcagcacgcagcgcaggcaGAAACGCCGccaggagcggcgcgccgccctcgcACAGTCCCAGTTCGCACGCAGGCGGACGGAAGagagcgactcggactcggaTCATAGCTCATCgggcagctcgagctcgagccagacggcgcagggcggCATGGCTCGCCTGCGTGCCCTCTTTGGCGACTCGgacagctcgagctcgagctcgagctcggacTCGAGCGACACCGAGTCGGACGGGGCCACGTCGATCGCATCAGGCACAACACGCTCGGCCGTGGACCACGACACAGACCGCATGTCGCTCATGAGCCGCCGCTCACGGCACACACGCTTCGAGGGATCGACGACCGactcgccggcgctccCTTCGGCGCTCTCGGCGTGGAcaccgcgcctcggcggacggccggggcggcggcggcggcggcgcagaaagcgccgcgccaacCGCGAAGCGGTCCACATGCAAAAGGCGAGCCGCAAGGCTCGGCGcaatgcgcgccgcctccgcGAGATCGCAGGAGGCGTCACGGAGTATGCACTGtacgcgccgacggcgccgggcgaggATCCTTTACTCCGCGCTCAGTCGTGGCGGGCCGTGCAGGACCGTCTGCACTACTACTTTATGTACtatgcgcagcgcgacggccaCGCCGGCGATCTCGGCGCACCGAGTGCATCGGATACACACGCGCCACAGACCTCGACACCGCGgcaggacgacgagctggacATGGGCTTACCCCCGCCTGCACTTGACATGCCGTCCGAAGACACCTCGTTCCAGGaactcgacgacgaccaggAATGgtacgagcgcgagcggagCACCGGACGACACATGTCCGACGTCCCGCTCACGCCCTTGTTTCGCACGCGGCCCAGCACGGAATGGGTGTCGCCGATCCCCTTTGCACGGACGCCGGGGCcggggcgcgcggcgcgcacgccgcgcagcaacGTGCCGACGATCGCCGAAGAGGggacgctcgacgacctcgacgcgccgctgctgggTGAGCCGATGCTCGCGCTGCCACGTGCGGCGAAGCAGTcgccccgcgcgccgccgatcgccgacgTGCTTCCTCCGCCGAATCCACCGGcggagctgcgtgcgaacCCGTGGTGGCTCGATATCCACTGCCCGACGTACAAGGACATGCAGCAGCTGAGCCTGCTCTTTCCGCTGCACCCGCTAACGGTCGAGGATATCCTGAAGCAGGAGCCGCGCGAAAAGGTCGAGTCGTTCGACCGGCTCGGCTACTATTTTGTCGTGGTAcgtgcgctggacgagAGCTACTTTCGCTTTacgcgcggcggcaaggACCCCGGCATGATCTcgccgcggctcgtcgaAGAACAGATGgacaaggcgcgcctcgcgcacgaaTATGATGCGATGGACGAGAAGATGCCCGGGCAGTCGCTCGTGAGCCTCGAGATCTGTACTGACGAACGGTCCAAAGAGGGTCTCGAGGGTCTGAACGCCGGCAGCGTGAGCATGTACCTCGTCGTCTTTGCGCACGGCGTCCTCTCGTTTCACTTTGAAGACGTGCGCAAGCACACGGACCGCGTGCGATCGCGCCTCGAAAGCCACGTCTTTCCCACCGACTTTAGCTCGGAGTGGATCGTGCACGGGCTGTACGACTCGATCGTCGACGCCTTTACCCCCTACGTTACTTTCCTGCGAACGCAGGTCGgcgagatcgaggcgctctcCAACGATCTGGGCATATCCCCCTTTAAAGAACCGGAGCCGAAAGAGAAGCGCCCGATGCGCAAGCCCTTCCGCTCGTGGCGCCGGAAGGCGAAGCCCGCGCAGCTTGATACCCACCTCGACACCCCGCTCGGGGCCATGGAAGGCACGTCGAACGCCAAGCACGACAAAAAGAGCTCGTCGTTTTCGACGGTGgacgccgtgcgccagaGCCGCTTCATTTGGCATTTGTCGCACACGCGCGAGATTGTCACGGGCCTTTCGCGCCTGCTGATTCCCAAGACCGACGTGCTCCGTGGGTTCCGCAAGCGTCTCTCtgatgccgaggcggagaTGGACGAAAGCATGATTATCTTGTACATGGACGATATCTTTGACCACGTCGCCTTGATGCTTGTCCAGCTGCACGACCGCGAGAACGCGCTCTCACATACCCACAATTCGTTCCTTGCGCGTTCTCAAATCGCCAACAAACGCTTCCAGATCGGAAAAATCAAATACCTCTTGCTCGCGGCGTCCGTGGCCTCGGGCACGCTCATGTGCCAGCTGGCCACGAGCACGTTCTCGATGAACGTCATGGTCCCGCTAGAAAACCAAATGGATGGCCGCCCCCATACCTCCTTCTACGGATTTGGTGCGATCATTGCGTTTGTTGGATGTGTGCCATTCATTATATACGCATACTATCGCTTGGTCAAGCGACTGGTCATGCTCCAAGCCAATACCACGACCGTCCACTGGTAG